Genomic DNA from Candidatus Nitronereus thalassa:
TGCGCACCCTCAAAAGCAAGTTGACGGCCGGATCCTCCAACAGCTCCACGCTCTCCCATTTGGTGGTGACGAATTTTGACCACCGGGCAGGCAGCGTGCGGGGGGGGGGGTGATCGCCGCATGACCAGCAAGCGCCAACGAGCGACCAGCCCCGAGCCCCGAGCCACGAGCGACGAGATGCGAAATACGAAATACGAGCGACGAAATCCGAGCGACGAGGCACGAATTCATGAGTGAACGCGAGGACGTGCGGATCTTTCAAGAGCAGATTCGGCAGCAGCGCAAGCAGGTCGTTGAAGACGGCCAGCTCCGGGTGCGCCGGCTGTTGCAGCGCACGCACCGCGAGATCATCGGCACGCTCGCCGTCACGGACTGGCAGAAAGCCTTTCTGCCCCGCATGCAGCTCGCGATCGAGGACGCGCTGGCGCGCATCGAGGGGCAGGTCTCCAGCGACCTGACCGAGTTGCAACAGGCCAACTGGCTGCTGGGCGACACCATGACCACCGGCACGGTGCAGGCCATGCGCATCGGCGTGGCCCTGCCCGACCTGCCCACGTCCTTGTTGCAGGCGCTGCAGCAACGCGCGGGCGAGACCGTCAAGGGTCTCCTGCGCATCGGCAAAGTGAAAATCGATCGAGCCGTCACCGGCGCGCTGCTCGGCGGCCAGACGCGCGAGGAGGCCATCAAGGCCATCGGCCAGGCGTTGGAATTTTCCGAGCGCGGCGTCAAGCCTCAGGGCATTTTCCCCTCGGTGGACCGGCGCGCGCGCTTCATTTTTCAGCATGAGGCCGGGCAGGCGTTTTCCACCGCGCAGGCGCTGCGGCGCGATGCCGTGGTGTCATACGCGCCGGATCTCCAAAAGGTGTGGGTGCACGACGGCCATCCGCTCGTGCCGCGCGGCGACCACGTGGCCATGCACGGCACGCGCATCAAGAATGACGAGGCCTTTGTCAATCCGTTCACCGGCCACGCGCTGCGCTTTCCGCGCGACGGCCAGGCGCCCATTGAAGAGACGGCGAATTGCACCTGCGACGTCATGCTGTATCGCCCGGCATATGGCGACGTCGAATCGTTCATCGGCCTGCCCACCGGCACGCCCATCGAGGAGGCGGCGTGAAGAATACCAACGTCGCTCGTATTTCGTCGCTCGTATCTCGTCAAACAAACGAGTCCCGAGCGACGAGCGACGAGTCCCGAGCGACGAGCCCCTGGTCCCGAGCCACATTTTTCATCATAGAAGGAGGACAGCATGACTGAACAGATTCCCGAGGTCGGACGCATCGTGCGATATGTGTTGCCGGAGGGCCGGAACAAGGGCCAGCACCGGCCGGCCATCATTGTGAAGGTGTGGGATGCGCCCACAAGCATGGTCAACCTGGACGTGTTCATGGATGGCCTGAATGATGAACAGCAGCACCCTGTGCAATGGCGGCATTCCGTCCATTTTGACATGCAACGCACCCCCGGCTCCTGGCATTGGCCGGGCATCGAGGCGCCCGAGCCCGAACTCGCGGCGTGAAGAATACCAACGTCGCTCGTGGCTGGTCGCTCGTCAAAAAAAAGAGCCACGAGTCCCGAGCGACGAGTCCCGAGTCCCGAGCGACGAGCGACGAGCGACGAGCGACGAGTCCTGAGTTTCAAGCGACGAGCAACATTTTTCATTCAACCAATGGAGGACACCATGGCCAATCACACTGATGAACACAAAGCTGCCGCACAACAAGCCGAGGCCGACAAAAAAGCTGCCGAGGACAAAGCCGCCGAGGACAAAGCCGCCGCACAAAAAGCTGCGGTCACGCCGCCGGTCGGCCCGACGCCGGATGCCAAACCACCCATCCCGCTGTCGCGGGCGGTCAAGGGGTTTGAATATCAAGATCACAAGGAGGTCCCGGCGCGCGACGACCAGGGCCAGGTCATCAAGCGAGGCGACCAGACGGTGATGAAACGCATGCCCATGATGCGGCCGCTCGAGGAGGGCGACCTCATGAGCTGGAACGTGGTCGGCGACGTGTTGATCCTGTGCACGCGCGATGGCCGCAAACACCGCGTGAGCCTCAACGGCAGCCGGTGAAGAAATGCACGTCGTTCGTCGCTCGCACCTCGTCGCTCGTCAAATACACACGAGTCCCGAGTCCCGAGTCCCGGGCGACGAGCGACGAGTCCCGGGCGACGAGCCCCGAGCGACGAGCCCCGAGCCACTATTTTGAAAGGAGCCATCGATGGCCACAAGACTGAAGACCAAAACCCAGCAGGCCGAGATCCCGGACACCTTGAGCCTCGATCGGCTCCGTGAGTCGTTGCGCGAGGCGATCAAGGCCACGTTGCTCGTGCCGGACGGCGAGTTTCCCAATTTTTTCATCGAGTCGATCTTTGCCAATCGCGTGATCATTCGCGACGACAACGGCCAGCTCTGGCAATACGCATACACCGTGGCCGCCGACAGCGCCATCACGCTCGGCGACCGCACCGCCGTCGAGGTCGATTTCAAACCCGTGCAGCAGGCCTGGACCGGCCAGGGCGATGTGCGCATCACGCAGGCGCTCAATGCCGAGGGCACCGAATGGGAGGTGCACGTCCTGCGGGCGGGGCTCGGGGCGAATCGCCAGTTTTTCCCGGAGGCGACGCTGCGCCAATGCGCCGGCGTGTTCGAAGGCGCGCGCGTGTTTTGTCTGGACGACGGCCAGCATTCCAAAACCGGCGACAAGTCCGCCAAACAAATCGTCGGCTGGATTCACCAGTCGGCGTTCACGGAGGGCGTGGGCATCACCGGCCGGCTGCAGATTCTGCAGACCGCCGACTGGCTCCGCCAAAACCTGCTCGATTCGCATGCCAAAGGCAAGCCCGATTTGTACGGCCTCTCGGTGGATGCGCCCGGACACGCCACCACCCGGCAGATTCAACAAAGCGGCCAGCCCATGGCCGTGCAATATTTCACCAAAATCACCGCGCCCGCGACCGTGGATGTTGTCTGGAATCCCGGCACGCCTGGCGGGTTTCAACGCGCCTTGAACGCCCAGGGCGCGCAACCAGAGGAGGAGCTGCTCATGCTCGACAAGTTGCTGAAAATTTTACAAGCCAAACGGCCGGAGGTGTATGCCACCCTCGACCAGAACAACATCACCGAGGACCGGGTCCTGCAGCTCATCGAGCATGGCATGGACCCCGCACAGGCCCAACAGGCGACCGATGCCCCCGCGCCGACAGGCCCTGGTCATGCGCCGGGCAAGACGGCCCCGGAGTCTTCCGCGAGCCCATTGTCTGACGAGGACCGCGCCCTGATTCGGCAGGCCACCATCACCGGCTGGAACGGCCAGGTGCGCGAGGCGCTCGCCGAATCGAAATTGCCCGAGGTCATGCAGGCGCAGGTGCGCAAACGGTTCATGGATCATCCGGGCGATCTCGCCCAGGTGCAACAGGCCATCACCGAGCACAAGGAGACGCTCGATGCTTTGAGTCCCGCCGGCAAAGTCACAGGCATGGGCCACGTGCACCAGGTCACGGTGGAAAGCGAGATCGAACAAATCCAACAGGCCATGGACAAAATGATGGGCATCCGGGATGTGCCCGGCGATGTCCCCGCGTTCCGTGGGTTGAAACATGCATATCGCGTGATCACCGGCGACCAGGAGATGCAGGGCGACCGCTCCGCGTATGACGCCACCAAACTGTCGCGCATGTTGCAGGCCGCGACGTTGTACACCCGCGAGGGCGTCGATCAGGAAAAACCCGGATATGTCCGCGCGCAGCAGGCGCAGCTCGCCAGCTCCTGGCCGTTGATCCTGGGCAACACGCTCTATCGCCGGTTGATTCAGGAATATGCCGCGGTGGAATACGGCGAGAATTTCTTGATCTCCAATCGCCGGCGCGCCACGGATTTCCGCACCATTGAAGCCAACAACCTCGGCTATTTTGCCGACCTGCCCACCGTCGACACCGAACAGGCCGACTATACGGAGGCCGCCGAACTCGGTGAAGAGGGCGTGGGCTATACCGTGGGCACCCGCGGAGTGCTCGTCACGGTGACGCGCAAGACCATGTTGAACGACGACCTCGGTGCGGTCACGCAAATTCCCACACGGCTCGGCCGTGCGGCCCGGCGCACGCTGGCCCGGTTTCTCTGGAATTTCTGGATCGCCAACAGCACGTATGACGGCGACGCCACCGCCTGGTTCCATGCCAATCACAGCAATCTCGGCTCCACGGCCTTGACGGCCAATGCCGCCGGGGTGGCGGCCGTGGTGGCCGCGTTGGATCGGCTGGCGGCACAAACCGAGCCCGGCTCGGCTGAACGGCTGGCCGGTGCCTGGTGGTTGATGCAACCCGTGCTGGTGGTGCCCGGCGCCCTGGCCGGCATTGCCAAACAGTTGAATCAATCGGGCGGCATTCCGGGCGCGGCCAACAACGGCGACAATTCGGTCGCCGGGCTGTTCGGCGATGCCATGAAGCCCGAGCGCATCTTTGTCAATCCGTTGCTCACGGATGCCACCGACTGGGGCTTGCTCCGCAACCCCAGCGAGATCGGCATCCTCGAGGTGGCGTTCTTGAACGGCCAGGAGCAGCCCGAATTGTTCCTCGCCGACAGTCCGACCGTCGGGCAAATGTTCCTGGCGGACAAGCTGCAATACAAGATCCGCCACGAATATGGCGCCGAGATTGTCGATTTCCGCGGTGCCGACAAATCGGTGGTCGCAGGATAAAAAAACGTCGCTCGTATTTCGTCGCTCGTCGCTCGCAAGAGTGCCGGGCGACGGGGGACGAGCCACGAGCAACCAGCAACGAGCCACTATTTTCACACGGACAAGGAGGTCCCCATGAATATCAGATCACGATCAACAACCACGCGAGTGCTCATGGTCATGACGGCGATGGCCGTGCTGGCGGTGATGCCGATGGCGCCGACGGTCGTGCCCGACCGCGCCGACGTCGCATCGCACGACATGGATCTCGCGCCATCACCATCGGTCGCCTCCATGGCGCCGGCCTTCGACGGCGCACTGCTCCGGGCGCTCGGATTCGAGAATGCCGCATATGCGGCCACGGACAATCCCAGTACGGGCAGCGCCGGATACATTCTGCAAACGTTTCAATACCAGGGGCAGCTCTCCTCGAGCGTGGCCAACAAGTCCACCTGGAAAGCGCCCTGGCCCATGCGGCTGATCGACATCAAATGCTCGATCCGCGATCTCGACCTGACGACCACGGATGAAACGTACACGTTCACGTTGCAAGAG
This window encodes:
- a CDS encoding phage minor head protein; this translates as MSEREDVRIFQEQIRQQRKQVVEDGQLRVRRLLQRTHREIIGTLAVTDWQKAFLPRMQLAIEDALARIEGQVSSDLTELQQANWLLGDTMTTGTVQAMRIGVALPDLPTSLLQALQQRAGETVKGLLRIGKVKIDRAVTGALLGGQTREEAIKAIGQALEFSERGVKPQGIFPSVDRRARFIFQHEAGQAFSTAQALRRDAVVSYAPDLQKVWVHDGHPLVPRGDHVAMHGTRIKNDEAFVNPFTGHALRFPRDGQAPIEETANCTCDVMLYRPAYGDVESFIGLPTGTPIEEAA